TGAGGTTTGGTTCCAAATTCATGGTCTTAGCGTTTCAAAGTGTCAGGATAATTCAGGTCTGGGGGTGGTAGGTTCTATGCCAGGGGTGGCCAAAGGGTAGGAAAGCTTTAGTGCAATATTTACACAAGCAGTGTTGATTTAAAGAAACTAAGTAGACATTAGTGTCATGCTAACTTTAGCTGGAAGTCTTCCCTAAAGTTTGTCTTTGTCACGCAGCTGAATATTGGAGACAAAACAATAATCCGGTACATGCTGTCCAGTGAAGGCAGACAGACACAGAGCAGACAATTACATCTTAATCCTCGTAAAATACTCAAATCACACTTGTTTTCTGCTTCTTCCTTTTTgacgttttgttgttgttttcacagGACGACTCCAGCTGTGCTGTTCTGGCAGTGGATCAATCAGTCTTTCAACGCCATTGTCAATTACACCAACAGGAGTGGAGATGCTCCCATCACAGtcaggtaaacacacacacacacacacacagttgagCAGTGTGTAATGGGACTGTGCTTTCTGCAGTCAGCTTGGAACAGCGTACGTGTCTGCCACCACAGGAGCCGTGGTCACAGCTCTGGGACTGAACGCACTGAcaaaggtatatatatatatatatatatatatatattaaccgTATACACATTAGTAAGTCAATATAGACCTTTGCTGACATTGTGTggcttcacttcctgttttcgTGCTTTTTCCTTGTTCTGTCAGCACGTTTCACCTCTGATTGGACGCTTTGTGCCGTTTGCTGCTGTAGCCGCTGCCAACTGTATTAACATCCCACTGATGAGACAGAGGTGAGAGCTCAGAGAACCTCAGGGCCACGCCCTCTACAGATCACACAATAACaatggttccaaaaaaaatactAGGACGATAATTAGAGCAGTCAGAGAACGCAAACCTCCGTCAAAcgtcaaatatcctctttgccggatattggcagttactgtatctggatcagtgatcctgatcattcacACAAGGAATGACTATGCCCAtgaataaccatacagtaggtccaaatggtAGGTCCCCCATTTTTCGAAAAATGAAATGCACAGTCCGTGACTGATCCAGATTAAAATCTGTGTGATAATTGAGGCACCAAAcggacataactgagtcaaatgtcgtaaagatcagtcaattacaaactgagatatcaatatttgaaattttgccaatgttGATGCAGAATCactatattgatccagatccccacCAAAACTCAATGGAATTTTCCATCGCGTAAAGTTGATATAATCCTGCTAACATACAAACgaacaaataaatgagatgaaaatatgacctccttaaTACACTTGATAACACAGGTCTGATTAAGTTTGATAaaaatcaatctttttttttttaaattttttttttaggtaagcgTCTAGTTTTTAAAACCATGTTTTTAATCCTGTATTTGAATTGTTTTCAACTTCTTATATTATCTGTGCCATTATTGTAGTTATACAAAGATTTGTACCATCATAGGATACAGTATATGATCTTACTCGGTTTATTCAaacggtaacactttatttgaagttttgtacataaggctgacattacgctgttgtTATTAGGACCAGACACCTGTCATTAGAATGAATTacgtgtcatgaaggctgtcattaagtgttgatcgttaccctaaccctacctaagcccactagatccctccacctaacccaaaaatgccaacatagctccaaaggcgTCATAATTTaatgaatgacacttaatgacaaccttcCAGACATTGATTTGAAATGGTCAAAACCAgagtaaatacagtatatgatgtATATCCAGAGttagtcaaataaaatatatcttattGTTTTCGCAAACCCATAATCGGTTTTTGTATCACAAACTTAATGTAATGTCCCACTGTTTTTATCTTCAGCTCATCAGTTTTATCACCGTCCCCACTGATCAAGCATGTCGTTCTAATCCAGTTTGTTTGTTATTTCGTCTGCAGAGAACTCCAGCACGGTATTCCCATAACAGATGAGAATGATAACAGGTTAGGAGAGTCAACAAAAGCTGCACAACAGGCCATCTCTCAGGTGGTGGTCTCCAGGATTCTCATGGCTTCTCCTGGAATGGGTACAAACATCTTTGTTTCTTCAGTGGTTTAGAAATGTAAACCTGAGGGTATTGATCTTGTTCTGCCACTTCTGGCAACAGTTCCTTGAAGTAaaattgttgtggttttgtgttttctctgaAATGATGTTGTGGGGTGATGTTTCAATCCATGTGTTTGCAGCCATTCCTCCATTTTTGATGAACCATTTGGAAAAGAAAGCCTTCCTGAAGGTAGGTGTGATGACTTTGGACTTCAACCTCCCTGACACGCAACCATTGTGAACATCTTACATGGTGGGAGCCAATTGGCTCCTTCTAATGGTGATCAGCACACATCACATCAGAGGGCTGAAAAGCAGTGACGCCATGAGGCCACTCAGCACAGGAATGCACCGCTGTCTTTGTTCTCCTGACTGGGCTTTTTTCTGCTGGTCTTTTCAGAGGTTCCCATGGATGAGTGCACCTATTCAAGTCACCCTAGTGGGATTCTGGTGAGTTGTCACAGACGGGACCACCTTATCAGCCGTCACGTGTGATCCCTGTTTCTCACTCAAAGCCATGGTCTGATATCAACAGCTACTGTACATGATGTCACCTTAaatgcagcaacacacagctcAGGTTACGATGCAGATAATAACACGTGAAGAATGTTTGATATTCTTTCAGAAAAACGTGATGTTTATCCTGATGTTGTTGTAGCTCCAGTGATTAAATGGAAAACCTAAATTTCACGCAGCTTTCCAAAATAACCATCCAAATACtgccttgttgttttttttaatgtagttttttttcatgcttTGCCACCTTTTACCTGGAGCTCAGTGTGACTACTTAAGTCATGCAACGCTTGGTCACTTTAGCAGTGTAGGACCCACAACTATTACTGTGCTAAACATATTGTGGACAGGGCAGTACGGTTCATAACAGTGGGGATTTGAAAATttggattttaaacatttaacttTTCAGCTTgtaatgatgtgtgtgtgtgtgtgtgtgtgtgttttcagcctgGTGTTTGCCACGCCGCTGTGCTGTGCACTGTTCCCTCAGAAGAGGTGAGTGTCTCACTGTAATAGAAGGAGACGGCGTGCATTAGTTCACATTAGTGGCATTAATGCAAGGCAAAAAGTACGGATGTAGAGCAGTGATGGGTACCTTTATCACACTGaggattgtctgatccgagggccacattataaacattcatgtcaggATTTACATTAACGACCAGtctgagcaataatacaggaGACAACAAAGTGCTGTGTTCTATACttaagtgtgtttttgctgtcattttctgattttttttgttatcattttgtgtttcaaagcagtggttcccaaacttttcacactcctgtaccccttcagacgtTTACcttgaagccatgtaccccctactcctgcacacttaaaaacataataatgtattgTCACATAAAACGTAGCCATACAGCACAAATCTGGACCTTTAGACCATCAAATTCAGCCTGCtagagaaagttaaaaagacataaaaaaaaaacataaattattgtccagattattaaataattcagttgtagataaattagctcagatatctaaatacacaaattcaatgtataTTTCACAGTATTTGGAGAATCGCAATTTTCCCATGGTTTTTTctcatgactgcagtcattttaaatgtaatattttcaaataaattttCCTGCAATTATTTAACATAATTTCCGCaacttaaataaaaattggtcgcaaaattaattgaatttgaaagagaaaatcctgcagggactgatgtaacttattgcttggatattgttggtgccttacatactttacacaATGTATAAAtcatacaaaaagtacaaactTGGATAcattaatcagtgttttttaaatttttaatcacatacaccttatgacaatttgcgtattCCTGTGGGTACCCGGCCGTACCccccccactttgggaacctaggtttTAGAGGTCATTTTTGTATGTTctattgtcatttgtgtgtttttagtgtaattttgtgtttttggtgtcctttttgggtttttttctgtcattttttgtgtttttggagaacaTTTCTGCACTTTACAAAATTATGCCGATGTCCTAtatggcccctgggccaccactTGCTCATGACCggttaatttttaatatttttttttgtcatactgCCAAAGTACTGTatctatacatacagtacatttttaATACTAATAAAGGTTGTAAGgttaaatgcatgttttttctaCGGTAACGATGATACATTTAGCTAAGTTAGGAGGGCCTGGGGATCCAAACTCACTTAGGGCCCTGATTTGACACCTGTCCTCACTCTGACCTGTCATCAAAACTTGAGAGCCATGTGTAAAGCATGTGGTAACACTACTATATCTCACACAACTCAGCGACCTGCTCTCTACATGTGCATATGTCACAGCACAGAgctctattttttttaacatgaggCCAGCCTTCCATTCATCTTATGAGCATCCATTTGTGTGTCTTTCGAGACTCATCACCTGACCGTTGAGCTGTGTCAACAAGAAACGCAAAGATATACAGCTCTACACCGCAGTGCTGAACGTCTACGGAGTTAGATAGCACCATGATTATTACCAATACACACATTTCTATCAAAGATGCGTCGATGCTGTGAAGCAGCTAACTAAGAAGACTTCTGACAAATGAGTTGTTATTTACAGGGAGCCAACATTATGTCGGCCACAGATTTTGTCACAACACCTATTTACGCCGGAAGTGAAAATCACTATGTTTAATGAAAGATTACGAACAAACCGAGAATATTTGGCTCTTTTCTTATCAGACATCAACATGAAATAAAGTTGTCTGGTTTATTCAAAAAGAGCAGAGTCAGCTCTTTTAGAACAACGTTGAATGCACCCTTTCAGACTAATCATAGCACTAGAATCCATATCACAGCTCGTCTGAGTAGCTTTCAGGATGATTTGCTTCATGAAAAGTTACATAATGCCAACAACGCctgactttcttcttctttctgatGCAGCTCAATAGCAGTGAGCCGCCTGGAGCCGGCGCTGCAGGAGAAGATCAGGGCCAGTCACCCTGGAGTGGAGAGAGTTTACTTCAACAAAGGCCtatgagtgtgagtgtgtgtgtatggtgtgtgtgtgtgtgtgtgtgtgtgcgctcgcCTCCTCGTCCAGACACTGCCACAGCTGTCGGCTCACATCTTGCCTCTCGGCCTGATCTCATCACTCAGCGTGCCAAAGTTAGGACTCCCCCCCGCTCCCCCCCTAGCCGATGGATGCGCGAGAACTCCCTCTCCCAGTCAGTCTGTGGTTCGTTGATTTTGTCAAAGTGATTGTTGATATTAATGGAACCGCTCGGGAAGACGTTCTCTGACTGGGCTGGATAAGAAGCTCGATGTTTCTCCTGACAGGTGTATCGTGTAGGATTGTTGAAGTAGACATGTTTTCCTGTGAGGTATCTGTTGATTATTCGTCTGCACCACAACCATCATCTCCACAGGACACAAATCTCTCTGCAGTTTCTGCACTTGCCAAAACTCTTTAAGACCTCTATCAACCATGACGacctgttttgtgtatttaaaagaaTGATAGCGTCTTGAAATCTGTTCATTTTGCCAAACAGGAATATCCACCTGGCTCAATTCTgcctttaaaatgtgacatTATAACCAAGGATGAACCAACACGGTGCTATTAGGTGTCTTATTATTTCAGTAATTATTGATCATTATAGCATTACCACACTGATTCTACCCTATATAgaagagatgggcaacttctggCACAGCGGCGGTCACACAAATGTGTTGGCATTCAGAAAATTgaccaatctaagcattaatacaagaaagaacaaagggctttgtttttcttttatacatttccccatcatttttgtatattttttgttttgcttattattgttgatgttttgtgtttttggagtcattttgtgtgttctgggagtctttctgtttgtttttttgttgcagtttggtgtttttttttttgtcatattttgtgtttttggagtcatttatgcaGTTGCTATGGGGGTCGGGGTGCCCAGGTTTGGCTGGTgcccgccagttgcccatgtctgctataTAGTAAACCCGATTGGTATCCAACAACTAATCCACACCTGCCATGCCTGTTTTGAAAGTCTAGCTGTACAGCATTGAATTTTAGATAATCATCgtgcatttttttaatggttaacATAGAAGTTTGTGTTGTGAGAAAGTGGCAAAGGGATCAGGTTGTCAACTTTCACAGATCAAATGGTGACACCCTAAAAATATCCCATAATCTTCTGGGACTGTACCATCTCCAATCTGATTAAATCTAAACTTAATGtatttgacaacaaaaactaactAATAACTCTTTTTGAAGGAATCATGTATGATTATATGATCATCAGTGATCCCAAACtcagttttaaaatgtaatagtgAAAGCTTTTCTTCTACaagttgatttttttgttttgttttggcatCCAAAGCACAACTACCACATCATTATGATCTCTGCTGGTCTCAGATTACAGCTGCTATAATTTCACACAGAAGACACTGACAATACAGTTTTAATTCAGggatgaaagacaaaaaaaaatatgggaCAAGACTCATAAATAAACAGTGTTAAAGTCTGTCATTATGTCCTCATTTTAAAGCTTCgaattgtaatttattgttaatgaatctaaagtgtttaaaaaatgtttttttttttttttttttaaatcttcaaTGGAAACGTGACAGAAGTTTGTGAATCTTTTATTACACCCTTTCAGtgtgattttattattaaacatgCTGTAATTTCCTCACGTGTACTGCTGTATAAAgaactttaatttaaaacatgtgTCCCAGCTTTGAAGTTAATGTTCTGGTTTTAAAAGTAACTGATTGATGATCCATGTTAGTGTGTCACTGTTGGCTAAATTTAAGCTCAACAGACTTAAGGTCAGTTTCCTATAAGAacgggaagaaaaaaaacatgctggTTTCACAGAGATTTCCttcttaataaaataaaatatatttttgattataGCTAAAGTAACACAAATGGTTAAAATCATATCTGCTTTGTATTGAATCATACAATAACAGTGACAATGAATCACACtcaattgttttttctttcttttttcagtaaatgttgaaaaaaattctgGATGAAATAAAGTTGCTCAATTTTTGCAGTTTGCTCTAGATTGCCCCACAGCGCCACCCTGTGGTTTAAACCTGAAATGTTGTAAAGTTTCCTTGTCAAAtaaaaagagcaacaaaaaaaaaaaaaagaattgagaGGAATAAATTCTTAACTATTAAAAACcacagttctatttcataatattttgtgagatgtctcactatgggacgTTGCCTCTGCTACATTCCTCAGAATACCTATTTCAGTTGTGAAGTGCATCAGTTCGATGGGAGAACATTCCACCTCTTATAAGAGGAGGGGAAGAACAGGTGCGTGTCATTCTTAAACCTCTTCTACTCTCAGCtaccttgtgtatttttggctcTGACCAGTTTAACTGTTCACAGGTGggattttcttcttttcctgCCGACGAAAGCTGGCAAGGCTAACGCTTAGCTTTAGACAACACCAGGTCGGAGGGTAAGGGTAAAGAGCTCTTACCTCATTCCGCGTGGTGAGTGCTGTTCTTTGCTGCCGCAAGGCGTGTAGATCCGAGCTCCGGCTGTCTGCTCCCTCTAACACAGCCGCTTTGTCGCGCATGTTGGCCTCAGTCAGCGGCCTTTCACTACAAAGGCAGCTCCACTGCTAGCTATGTGCCGCAAGACCAGAGGTCACAGACCTCAGCTCACCAGAGCTGCTGTCCCAGACCATGGCCCTTGACGCCCCCGGGCTCCTGCGCACAGTGGTCTCCCTCCTGGGCCCATACCACAGTGTCTGGCTCGGACCCAGCTCGTATACTGCGGTGTACAAGCTGAGGAACTCCAGCAACCCAGCTGCTGTTCAGAGACAACGCTGTCCCCGACATCTTGGACGCTCCGGAACAGGCTGTCCTGCATCCCTGCTAGGTCCTGTGCTAGCCACCACGCGGTAGCACAAGCTAAACCACCTGCTCTCCTGCCTGCATCAAACAGCCATGGAAGACGAGGCTCCTCTGACCAAGGGAACGGGATTCGTCATGGCTCGTCTTTGTCAATGCGGTGGACAAATATCCAGCAAAGACGGACACAAGACTTGCTCCGGGTAACTTGGCGTCGAGCATGGCAATCAAATCCGCGGCCTCCTGCAAGCACTTAGCCGTGTTCAGTGCCCGGTGCCTGCACAGGAGACTGGCGCAGCATCTGACGCCCGAGCAAGGCCCCTCTTCCTCCACACACGACATGGTCGCGGTGGATGCAGTGAAGACGGTCCCCATGAAAACTGCTGTTGTTCACGGCTCCAGCTGAGGCTCTCAGCAGCTGAATCTGGCAGATATCTTTCCCCATGATGAGGATGTAATCGTTATTGACGATGGAGAATTTTATGGGGACTCCTCCTACCCACCCCTCTCCGGGATAGACGAACGGGACAAAGTGTTTGTCACTCCGGCCCGCGGTGGACTGCCTGCCTCCTTTGCTGCCTCTCGGGAGGACATGTAGGGCTCCACACCTGTTTCTCATCCTCCGAGCCTGGAGACAGTGGAAGCGTGCAAGCGCGTTGCCATggaaatcatcaggtcccgctATGAGGGAAAGAAGCTTCCTCTCTCCAGAGGCGCTCCAAGACAATCTCTCCCCTCCTTCACCGAGCTGCTCGAGGAAGTGGCTCATCCTTGGCAGACTCGCCCGTTCACTGGGAGGGCCACGGTTACAGACCCCTCCATCCTTGACTGCGAGGCCATGGAGGCCCGCGGGATACTCAGGATGCCGCAGGTGGAACCGCTCCTCGCGGCGTACCTGCTCCCACACCAGCCTGCTGTATCTCCACCGAGACCCATGCTGCTGTTGAAATTGGACTGTCTCCAGTCGGACCTGTCCCATAGGACTTATCGGTCCCTGCCCCTCTCGGTCAGGGCCATGAATGTCCTCTCCCTCCTCACCACCTAACAGGCTGAACTTTGTGAGGATATTGCTGCGTCCCAGGACCCTGCAATAATAGAGGAGATGTCCACGGTGACGGATGTGTGCCTCCGTACCCAAGCCTGCTCACTACAGACTATGGGGAAAGTCATGGGCAATATGGTGATCAAGAAGCGTGCTTGCTGGCTCGAAATTGCGAAGCTGACAGACGCCAAAAGATGCAACATCCTAGATGCACCGATCGTTCCTGAGGAGATTTTCGGCTCAGCCCTATCTTCCATGCAGCGGCGCAGCAAAGCAAATAAGAGAGAGGATGCGGCTCTGCACCTATGCCTCCCAAGGAAACCTCCGCTCACGTCTCCGCCTGTGCGTTGGAGAACGGTCCCACAGCTGGTCAAGACACCAAGACCCTCCGCAACCTCAGCGGGGCCTGCCTGCCAGGCCCAAGAAATCCTCGAccccagctgctgctgcaccggTGCAGCAGTCCCAGCACGCACAGGCACGACGAAAGAAAAAGTCAGCCTGACCTTTTTCCTCTCTCACCCTGAAGCTGAAGTTGATTGTTCCTCGTTCGTTAGCTCCAGCTGTTCTGCTTTCACAATTGCTTCCATGGGCGTCTCATGCCTCACCTCTCCCCTCTGCCAAGGCTCGGTCCTCTGATTACCGAGAGAGACGGACAGGTTCCACGGGATGGGTGGCTGTTGCCCCCTCCTGAATGTCCTCaagcacacacccacacaccctAAATGTGAAAACGTTGTCTGCCACAATAAACAGGGTAATAGTGGGACCGGTTACCTCCAAGTGAAGGTCAGAGACGGCGCTCCTCCCGTGGTCACTCTGTCCCCCAAAACAGGCAGTGAATGCTTGCTCCAGGGGGTATGGCACTGTCCGGCCTGCAGGGGGCTCCTCAACTGTGGGAGCAGTCCCTCTGGGGTCAGACGGGGCTCCACCACGCTGTGGATGGGTTCCCCCGTCACATGCGGCCCGCCACTGCCAGGGGGCTCTGCCACTGCATGGGCAAGCCGCCTACGGCAGAAGGGTGCCGTCTTGCCGCTCTTGGGTTCTCTGGCTGCATGCAGCCTGCCCCCAGGAGAGCCTGACCTCTCCTTCCCCGATGATAGACAGATGGAAGGCACTTACAGCCCCGCCCTGGGTGTTACGGATATTATCGAAGGGTTACAGACTGCAGTTTGCGTCTGTCCCTCCCGGTTTCCACAGTGCACTACCGGGCTCGGGGAGATTCAGCTCGCGTGTTGCAGGAGGAAATTGCCTCTTTGCTGCATAAAGGAGCGATCTCAGTCATCCCTCCCAGTCATTCCCGGGAGGGATTTTATTTCAGGTACTACCTGGTCCCCAAACGAGGGGGGACTGGGATCCGTCCCATCTTGGATTTACGAGCCCTGAACAGAGGTCTCAGGAAATACGCTTTCAGGATGCTCACGCATTCCTCCCTCCTGCGTCTAGTACGTCAGAGAGACAGGTTCACGTCTGTTGACCTCAAGGATTTCCATTTCCACATCCCGATATATCCTCCTCACAGAAAGTACCTACGGTTTGTTTACCAGGGGATATGCTACGAATGCCGATTACTCCCGTTCGGCCTCTCTCTGAGCCCGAGGGTCTTTGTGCGCAGTACAGATGTAGCGATCGCCCTGCTAAGGAGGCGGGGGAATTGGTTGGACGATTGGCTGCTCCTGGCCCAGTCAGAGATGGAGGCCATCCATCTTTGGCTGCATCACCTGTCCGATTTCAGATTAATGGTGAAAAAGGAGAAAAGCGTGTTATCCCCTTCCCAGGAAATAGTCTTCCAGGGCCTATTCCTGCACTGTGTGCCTTTCACCGCGCACTAGTGTTGTGGTaatcgagaccggtcttggtcttgagaccaaattttaaaggtcttggtcttgtcttggactctgaaccattttgactcggtcttgtcttggacttgGGCTGTCCGGACTCAGGATTTTCTCTCAataccgttcgagaccagcactaattcctgctattttgaaccttttttataatgtgataataacacggagaagaacgggataaaacaatcctttattcattatttaatccaccccatataatgaccgcaaccttccttaatgtgacctagtgacgtgtgtgacacactagtgtgtgtgcgcgcgtctggctacggtgtcagtttgggcCGTGGAGcacaagggagatatgaactaatcaccggtaaaaatctcagtaaaactccagaaaacaatcaccatgaaaaaatattatctccctggtaaaaatagtagctctaacaactggtaaaatgataaactggtgatattataTCCTGTGCTGCAGTATGAAgacgcatttactccacctctgggtcctagtgcctgctggccggtgaagcctgttccgtttaccgaggtgtgtgtgtttaataagtccgtgtgaaagtctgcatgtttatgcctctgtccatccactcttttcattacatccatgtcttttaaggcttttattacatagtatcGGCTgtcgtccgggccgccgccatcttggtttatgtcatcaccagcgcatcaccacaagttgcacatgcgcagaatgagtcaaataactgtaaagaggtcttatattagtctattttctttttaaagtgtttttttgtgtctttagactccaattacatgtatgtatataatatgttccccacaatataaacaggttcacaatataattattttttatagtttctgtttccact
The genomic region above belongs to Gouania willdenowi chromosome 10, fGouWil2.1, whole genome shotgun sequence and contains:
- the sfxn1 gene encoding sideroflexin-1; this encodes MAVEISTSINIKEPRWDQSTFVGRAKHFFTVTDPRNVLLTNEQLGHAHKIITDYRQGIVSPGLTEDELWRAKYVFDSAFHPDTGEKMILIGRMSAQVPMNMTITGCMMTFYRTTPAVLFWQWINQSFNAIVNYTNRSGDAPITVSQLGTAYVSATTGAVVTALGLNALTKHVSPLIGRFVPFAAVAAANCINIPLMRQRELQHGIPITDENDNRLGESTKAAQQAISQVVVSRILMASPGMAIPPFLMNHLEKKAFLKRFPWMSAPIQVTLVGFCLVFATPLCCALFPQKSSIAVSRLEPALQEKIRASHPGVERVYFNKGL